One Thiocapsa sp. genomic window carries:
- the yjjJ gene encoding type II toxin-antitoxin system HipA family toxin YjjJ translates to MVSPPRSGRAPSLEDETAARAGAPRRRARGRAAVRAADLARELEISVPTLHRLLAASSLPILVAGKARRTRYALRRSVRGDAGEYPLYAVDASGRATQLATLSAVAPSGSWMALTGTDWPLIEEAREGWWDGLPYPLYDMRPQGYLGRQLARSIQRELGTPDNPDFWNDDDILFALSRVGTDTVGNLILGDTACERWQRERLSALEPLREASTAVAYADLAEQALAAGVAGASAAGEHPKFPARRDLAGRPTPHVLVKFSGADDSPAVRRWADLLVCEHLALEAVRALPGVAGAHSRLLSHAGRTFLEVERFDRQGAFGRSPLISLETVNAALLGVDAHDWPRLADGLVAASLLETEDAARIHHLWWYGRLIANTDMHPGNLSFQPLAGRLRPAPAYDMLPMRYAPLAGGELPASEWAPPLPLPRERETWLAACGAALAFWEGMAADARISTGFRELGSRHSQALRDLAERV, encoded by the coding sequence ATCGTCTCGCCGCCGCGATCCGGGAGAGCGCCAAGCCTTGAGGACGAAACAGCAGCTCGCGCAGGAGCGCCTCGCCGGCGTGCTCGGGGGCGGGCCGCCGTCAGGGCGGCAGATCTGGCCCGGGAGCTGGAGATCAGCGTCCCCACGCTGCACCGACTGCTGGCCGCGAGCTCCCTGCCCATCCTGGTCGCGGGCAAGGCGCGCCGGACCCGTTATGCCTTGCGCCGGTCCGTACGGGGCGACGCGGGCGAGTACCCGCTCTATGCCGTCGATGCGTCCGGCCGCGCGACTCAGCTCGCAACCCTGTCCGCCGTCGCCCCGTCGGGATCCTGGATGGCGCTCACGGGAACGGACTGGCCGCTGATCGAGGAGGCGCGCGAGGGATGGTGGGATGGCCTGCCCTACCCCCTGTACGATATGCGTCCGCAGGGTTACCTCGGCCGCCAGCTCGCGCGCAGTATCCAGCGGGAGCTGGGGACGCCGGACAATCCCGATTTCTGGAACGACGACGACATCCTCTTCGCGCTGAGCCGGGTCGGGACGGATACGGTCGGCAACCTTATCCTCGGCGACACTGCCTGCGAGCGCTGGCAGCGGGAACGGCTCTCCGCCCTGGAGCCTTTGCGCGAAGCGAGCACGGCCGTCGCCTACGCGGATCTGGCCGAGCAGGCGCTGGCGGCGGGGGTGGCGGGAGCGAGCGCGGCGGGCGAGCATCCCAAGTTCCCGGCCAGGCGCGACCTCGCCGGTCGACCGACGCCGCATGTTCTGGTCAAGTTCTCGGGGGCGGACGACTCACCTGCGGTCCGCCGCTGGGCCGACCTGCTGGTCTGCGAGCATCTGGCCCTGGAGGCTGTGCGCGCCTTGCCCGGGGTCGCCGGCGCCCACAGTCGTCTTCTGTCGCACGCCGGGCGAACCTTCCTCGAGGTCGAGCGCTTCGACCGCCAAGGCGCCTTCGGCCGCAGCCCCCTCATCAGCCTGGAGACGGTCAACGCGGCGCTGCTCGGCGTGGACGCCCACGACTGGCCTCGCCTGGCCGATGGCCTGGTCGCAGCGAGTCTGCTGGAGACAGAGGATGCCGCGCGGATCCACCACCTCTGGTGGTACGGCCGGCTGATCGCCAACACCGACATGCACCCGGGAAATCTCAGCTTCCAGCCCCTCGCCGGGCGCCTGCGCCCGGCGCCCGCCTACGACATGCTGCCGATGCGTTATGCGCCGCTGGCGGGTGGTGAGCTGCCCGCGTCCGAGTGGGCGCCACCGCTCCCACTGCCCCGCGAGCGTGAGACTTGGCTCGCCGCCTGCGGGGCTGCCTTGGCCTTCTGGGAGGGGATGGCCGCGGACGCGCGGATCAGCACGGGATTTCGCGAGCTCGGAAGCCGCCATAGCCAGGCATTGCGCGACCTGGCCGAGCGGGTGTAG
- a CDS encoding PIN domain-containing protein has translation MPKPAYLLDTNIVSDLVRRPAGRIRDCIAERGEGEVCTSIIVAAELRFGAAKKRSERLTAQCQEPIRSSGFIATDTRTGSTNHSLKDRFRSENLLVNRLAAAIRESAKP, from the coding sequence ATGCCGAAGCCAGCGTATCTGCTCGACACCAACATCGTCTCCGATCTCGTGCGTCGACCCGCCGGGCGCATCCGCGACTGCATCGCCGAGCGCGGCGAGGGTGAGGTCTGCACCAGCATCATCGTCGCCGCCGAGCTGCGTTTCGGCGCGGCCAAGAAGCGCTCCGAGCGATTGACCGCCCAATGTCAAGAGCCGATCCGATCGTCCGGATTCATTGCGACGGATACCCGCACAGGATCGACAAATCACTCATTGAAAGATAGATTTCGCTCTGAGAATCTTCTCGTAAATCGTCTCGCCGCCGCGATCCGGGAGAGCGCCAAGCCTTGA
- a CDS encoding AbrB/MazE/SpoVT family DNA-binding domain-containing protein, producing MNAPRRATLFTNGNNQAIRIPRDFELPGKEALIRKDGDRLIIEPVPPPRLLAVLATLDPIDDTFPDIHDPEPEPVEL from the coding sequence ATGAACGCACCCCGCCGCGCCACCCTCTTTACCAATGGGAACAATCAAGCGATTCGCATCCCTCGGGACTTCGAGCTGCCCGGCAAGGAAGCGCTGATCCGCAAGGACGGCGACCGTCTCATCATCGAGCCGGTGCCGCCGCCGAGACTGCTCGCTGTGCTGGCGACCCTCGACCCCATCGACGACACCTTCCCGGACATCCACGACCCGGAGCCGGAGCCGGTAGAGCTCTAG
- a CDS encoding HlyD family secretion protein, which yields MLLSPRASDGSVRWVQGQVVANRIAELTAPVGGRLLACNVYEGDAVEADQELLRIAPTVGAAAAASGDRGREAQPETTDAIHDTVAAEALVLRAPWQALVRRVHAPIEGRLVEPRGLLIELIATDGIALRFAVEERDAMALRPGDRVQVHFGIGGASVDASTEASGVELQIERAWPELDPDTRTRRFEARLPPDLSPVVGLSAQVRITVA from the coding sequence ATGCTCCTCTCGCCACGGGCCTCCGATGGCTCGGTGCGCTGGGTGCAGGGCCAGGTGGTCGCGAACCGGATTGCCGAGCTGACCGCGCCCGTCGGCGGGCGGCTGCTCGCCTGCAACGTGTACGAGGGCGATGCCGTCGAAGCGGATCAGGAACTGCTCCGCATCGCGCCGACGGTCGGTGCGGCGGCCGCGGCGAGCGGAGATCGCGGCCGAGAGGCTCAGCCCGAGACCACTGATGCCATTCACGACACCGTTGCCGCGGAGGCCCTGGTGCTGCGTGCGCCGTGGCAAGCACTGGTGCGGCGTGTCCACGCGCCCATCGAAGGGCGTCTCGTCGAGCCCCGCGGACTGCTCATCGAGCTCATCGCGACCGATGGGATCGCGCTGCGCTTCGCCGTCGAGGAACGGGACGCCATGGCACTGCGACCGGGTGATCGGGTGCAGGTCCACTTCGGCATCGGCGGCGCATCGGTGGACGCATCCACAGAGGCGTCCGGGGTCGAGCTGCAGATCGAGCGCGCCTGGCCCGAGCTCGATCCGGATACCCGCACCCGCCGCTTCGAGGCGCGGCTGCCCCCCGATCTAAGCCCGGTCGTCGGCCTCTCGGCTCAGGTGCGCATTACCGTTGCCTGA
- a CDS encoding disulfide bond formation protein B encodes MTLPLTSRTLWILIALISAALATASLALTPLLDLDPCHLCIFQRLLFMILALLAALTAALQHPGRPLLAARLAGLTLLPIAALGGAVAAYQSWLQWQPADGISCIGGPPGPIERLVEWLGQQVPSLFMASGFCEDRELTILGLSLANWSFLFFVAILVVGAWVLWRDRREPNPSDLHLD; translated from the coding sequence ATGACGTTGCCACTCACCTCGCGGACCCTCTGGATCCTGATCGCCTTGATCTCCGCCGCGCTGGCGACAGCGAGCCTCGCACTCACGCCTTTGCTGGATCTGGACCCCTGTCATCTTTGTATCTTTCAGCGGTTGCTGTTCATGATCCTGGCCCTATTGGCCGCCCTGACAGCGGCGCTGCAGCACCCCGGCCGACCCCTGTTGGCCGCCCGTCTCGCCGGACTGACTCTGTTGCCGATCGCAGCGCTGGGAGGTGCCGTCGCCGCCTATCAGAGTTGGCTGCAATGGCAGCCGGCGGACGGTATTTCCTGCATCGGCGGCCCACCGGGTCCGATCGAGCGTTTGGTCGAATGGCTCGGGCAGCAGGTGCCCTCGCTCTTCATGGCCAGCGGTTTTTGCGAGGACCGGGAGCTGACCATCCTTGGCCTGTCTCTCGCGAACTGGTCCTTCCTCTTTTTCGTTGCCATCCTGGTCGTGGGGGCTTGGGTCCTGTGGCGCGATCGGCGCGAGCCGAACCCCAGTGACCTGCACCTTGACTGA
- the arsA gene encoding arsenical pump-driving ATPase: MRFLDAPPRFLFFTGKGGVGKTSIACATAVELASASKGAGKQVLLVSTDPASNVGQVFGVEIGSRITPIDAVPGLSALEIDPQAAAQVYRDRIVGPVRNLLPESVVKGIEEQLSGACTTEIAAFDEFTALLLDSALTAGFDHIVFDTAPTGHTIRLLQLPGAWSGFLEAGKGDASCLGPLAGLDKQRAQYSAAVDALADPERTRLVLVARAQQATLREVARTHEELAAIGLKQQYLVVNGMLADTAAVNADGDGTGTDVLAAAIGRREHEALATLPDVLKTLPMDCIALKPFNLVGLDALRGLLTDTAPIDAPDEIEAQPLEAPDLASLVEEIAADGHGLVMLMGKGGVGKTTLAAAIAVELADRGLPVHLTTSDPAAHLAETLAENMEGPGANLEISRIDPRVETERYRAHVLSTKGAQLDDAGRALLEEDLRSPCTEEIAVFQAFSRIIREAGKKFVIMDTAPTGHTLLLLDATGAYHRETTRQLGNTGMQLRTPMMQLQDPKQTKVLLVTLAETTPVLEAAGLQADLERAGIQPWAWVVNQSLAAARTRSSLLRRRAANEREQIDAVAERHSRRYAVVALQEAEPIGAERLRSLTKS, encoded by the coding sequence ATGCGCTTTCTCGATGCCCCCCCACGCTTTCTTTTCTTCACCGGAAAAGGGGGTGTGGGCAAGACCTCGATCGCCTGCGCGACCGCGGTGGAGCTTGCCTCTGCGAGCAAAGGGGCCGGCAAACAGGTCCTGCTCGTCAGCACGGATCCGGCCTCGAACGTCGGCCAGGTCTTCGGCGTCGAGATCGGCAGTCGGATCACGCCCATCGACGCCGTCCCCGGCCTCTCCGCACTGGAGATCGACCCTCAGGCCGCAGCCCAAGTCTATCGGGATCGTATCGTCGGCCCGGTCCGTAACCTGTTGCCCGAGTCCGTCGTGAAGGGCATCGAAGAGCAGCTCTCGGGGGCCTGCACCACGGAGATTGCGGCCTTCGACGAGTTCACCGCGCTCTTGCTCGATTCGGCCTTGACCGCCGGCTTCGACCACATCGTTTTCGATACGGCACCGACCGGCCACACCATTCGATTGCTTCAACTGCCCGGTGCCTGGAGCGGTTTTCTCGAAGCCGGCAAGGGCGACGCCTCCTGCCTCGGCCCCTTGGCCGGGCTGGACAAGCAACGCGCACAGTACAGTGCCGCCGTCGATGCCTTGGCCGATCCCGAGCGGACCCGCCTGGTCTTGGTCGCCCGCGCCCAGCAGGCGACGCTGCGCGAGGTCGCGCGGACGCATGAAGAGCTCGCGGCCATCGGCCTGAAGCAACAGTACCTCGTCGTCAACGGCATGCTTGCGGACACCGCAGCCGTGAATGCCGACGGGGATGGGACCGGGACCGACGTCCTGGCGGCCGCCATCGGTCGGCGCGAGCACGAGGCGCTGGCGACGCTTCCGGACGTGCTCAAAACCCTGCCGATGGACTGCATCGCGCTGAAACCCTTCAATCTGGTCGGGCTCGACGCCTTGCGCGGCTTGTTGACCGACACTGCACCAATCGATGCCCCGGACGAAATCGAAGCGCAGCCGTTGGAGGCCCCCGATCTGGCAAGTCTCGTCGAGGAGATTGCAGCGGATGGGCACGGACTCGTCATGCTCATGGGCAAAGGCGGCGTCGGCAAGACCACGCTGGCCGCAGCCATTGCCGTGGAGCTGGCGGACCGCGGCCTCCCCGTGCATCTCACGACATCGGACCCCGCGGCACACCTGGCCGAGACCCTAGCCGAAAACATGGAGGGCCCGGGCGCCAATCTGGAGATCAGCCGCATCGATCCTCGGGTCGAGACCGAGCGCTATCGGGCGCATGTGCTGAGCACCAAAGGCGCGCAGCTCGACGACGCTGGCCGGGCTCTCCTGGAAGAGGACCTACGCTCGCCCTGTACGGAGGAGATCGCGGTGTTTCAAGCCTTCTCGCGGATCATCCGCGAGGCGGGCAAGAAATTCGTCATCATGGACACGGCGCCGACCGGTCACACGCTGCTGTTGCTCGACGCCACCGGTGCCTACCACCGTGAAACGACCCGACAGCTCGGCAACACAGGCATGCAGCTGCGCACGCCCATGATGCAGCTGCAGGATCCCAAGCAGACCAAAGTGCTCCTGGTCACCTTGGCGGAGACCACGCCCGTCCTCGAAGCGGCCGGCCTGCAGGCGGATCTCGAGCGCGCCGGCATCCAACCCTGGGCCTGGGTCGTCAACCAGAGCCTCGCGGCCGCGCGGACCCGATCGTCCTTGCTGCGCCGACGCGCCGCGAACGAGCGCGAGCAGATCGATGCGGTGGCCGAGCGGCATTCGCGGCGCTATGCGGTCGTTGCCCTGCAGGAAGCCGAGCCGATCGGTGCCGAGCGGTTGCGAAGCCTGACAAAGTCTTGA
- the arsD gene encoding arsenite efflux transporter metallochaperone ArsD, whose protein sequence is MTHIQVFDPALCCSTGVCGVDVDQALVSFSADVEWAKQNGARIERFNLAQQPMEFAENAAVRGFLERSGQEALPLILVDGEVALAGRYPKRAELARWAGILAVAAPISVIPCCTGSTCC, encoded by the coding sequence ATGACACACATCCAAGTCTTCGACCCCGCCCTCTGCTGCAGCACCGGCGTCTGCGGCGTCGATGTCGATCAGGCACTCGTCAGCTTCTCGGCCGATGTCGAATGGGCCAAGCAGAACGGCGCCCGGATCGAGCGCTTCAACCTCGCGCAGCAGCCGATGGAATTCGCTGAGAACGCGGCAGTGCGGGGCTTCCTGGAACGCTCCGGTCAAGAGGCATTGCCGCTGATCCTGGTCGACGGCGAGGTCGCCCTGGCCGGGCGTTACCCCAAACGCGCCGAGCTCGCCCGCTGGGCCGGCATCCTCGCCGTGGCCGCCCCGATCTCCGTCATCCCTTGTTGCACCGGCAGCACCTGCTGCTGA
- a CDS encoding universal stress protein, whose product MQEDEDKILACVDRSHFADHVTDAAAWAARRTGAPMELMHIITRHTETASGSDRSGAIGFNAQQHLLNKLSDQDEARSKATREEGRLFLNRLRERAIAIGVPAPDARQRYGDLEEVLVEQQPSVRLFVLGRRGESAETTQRDLGRNVERMVRALKKPILAVTQGFQEPSRVMIAYDGGTMTRRGVEMVAASPLFQGLPIHLLMSGEPRKDGPRQLEWAKTTLEAGGLEVAAALIPGDAESIIARNIQKQAIDLLIMGAYSHSPLRSLMFGSKTSDLLRSARIPTLLLR is encoded by the coding sequence ATGCAAGAAGACGAAGACAAGATCCTGGCCTGCGTGGATCGCTCGCATTTCGCCGACCATGTCACGGATGCCGCCGCTTGGGCTGCGCGTCGCACGGGCGCGCCGATGGAGCTGATGCACATCATCACCCGTCATACCGAAACCGCTTCGGGCAGCGACCGCAGCGGGGCGATCGGCTTCAACGCGCAGCAACACCTGCTGAACAAGCTCTCCGATCAGGACGAGGCGCGCAGCAAGGCGACACGCGAGGAGGGACGGCTGTTCCTGAATCGGCTGCGCGAGCGCGCGATCGCCATCGGCGTCCCGGCGCCGGATGCACGCCAGCGTTACGGTGATCTGGAGGAGGTTCTGGTCGAGCAACAACCGAGCGTGCGCCTGTTCGTGCTCGGGCGACGCGGTGAATCGGCCGAGACGACGCAACGCGATCTCGGCCGCAACGTCGAGCGCATGGTGCGGGCGTTGAAGAAGCCGATCCTCGCCGTCACCCAGGGGTTTCAGGAGCCGAGTCGCGTGATGATCGCCTACGACGGCGGCACCATGACCCGGCGCGGCGTGGAGATGGTCGCCGCCAGCCCACTCTTCCAGGGATTGCCGATCCATCTGCTGATGTCCGGCGAGCCTCGCAAGGACGGCCCGCGCCAGCTGGAGTGGGCGAAGACGACGCTGGAAGCCGGCGGGCTCGAGGTCGCGGCCGCGCTGATCCCGGGCGACGCCGAGAGCATCATCGCCCGCAACATCCAGAAGCAGGCGATCGACCTGCTGATCATGGGTGCCTACAGCCACTCGCCGTTGCGCAGCCTGATGTTCGGCAGCAAGACCTCCGACCTGCTGCGCTCGGCGCGCATCCCGACCCTGCTGTTGCGCTGA
- a CDS encoding SulP family inorganic anion transporter produces the protein MKSLRKDWLSNVRNDLLAGLVVALALIPEAIAFSIIAGVDPKVGLYASFAIATITAFVGGRPGMISGATAAMALLMVTLVKDHGLEYLLAATILTGILQILAGALRLGNLMRFVSRSVITGFVNALAILIFMAQLPELIGVTWEVYAMVAAGLAIIYLFPYLTKLIPSPLVTIVVLTATAIVLDLDIRTVGDMGELPDTLPVFLFPDIPLNWETLAIIFPISATLAVVGLLESLMTASIVDDLTDSSSNKNRECVGQGVANIGSGFLGGMAGCAMIGQAVINIKSGGRGRLSTLAAGVFLLVMVVFADEWVSMIPMAALVAVMIMVSIGTFNWASVRNLRDHPLAANVVMLSTVVVVVFTHDLAMGVLVGVLLSGFFFAHKVGQILHVGSMSVHEGRLRVYVITGQVFFASADRFVASFDYKEVIEKVRIDVSRAHFWDITAVSALDKVVIKFRREGTEVEIVGLNQASATLVDRFAVHDKPDAVEQLMGH, from the coding sequence ATGAAATCGCTTCGCAAAGACTGGCTGTCCAACGTTCGCAACGATCTGCTCGCCGGCCTGGTGGTGGCACTGGCCCTGATCCCAGAAGCGATCGCCTTCTCCATCATCGCCGGGGTCGATCCCAAGGTGGGGCTCTACGCCTCCTTCGCGATCGCGACCATCACCGCCTTCGTCGGCGGCCGGCCGGGCATGATCTCGGGTGCCACCGCGGCGATGGCGCTCTTGATGGTGACCCTGGTCAAGGACCACGGCCTGGAATATCTGCTGGCCGCAACCATCCTGACCGGGATCCTGCAGATCCTCGCCGGCGCGCTGCGCCTGGGCAACCTGATGCGCTTCGTGTCGCGCTCGGTGATTACCGGCTTCGTCAACGCGCTGGCCATTCTCATCTTCATGGCGCAGCTGCCGGAACTGATCGGGGTGACCTGGGAGGTCTATGCGATGGTCGCCGCCGGTCTGGCCATCATCTATCTGTTCCCCTATCTCACCAAGCTGATCCCCTCGCCTCTGGTGACGATCGTGGTGCTGACGGCAACGGCGATTGTGCTGGATCTGGACATTCGCACCGTCGGCGATATGGGCGAGCTTCCCGACACCCTGCCGGTCTTCCTTTTCCCCGACATCCCGCTCAATTGGGAGACGCTCGCCATCATCTTCCCGATCTCCGCCACGCTTGCCGTGGTGGGTCTGCTGGAATCCCTGATGACGGCCTCGATCGTCGATGATCTGACCGACTCGAGCAGCAACAAGAACCGCGAGTGCGTGGGCCAAGGCGTGGCCAACATCGGCTCCGGTTTCCTCGGCGGCATGGCAGGCTGCGCGATGATCGGCCAAGCCGTCATCAACATCAAATCCGGCGGGCGCGGGCGCCTTTCGACGCTCGCCGCCGGTGTCTTCCTGCTCGTGATGGTGGTCTTCGCCGACGAATGGGTGTCGATGATCCCGATGGCCGCGCTGGTGGCCGTCATGATCATGGTCTCGATCGGCACCTTCAACTGGGCCTCCGTGCGGAATCTGCGCGATCACCCGCTCGCCGCGAACGTGGTCATGCTCTCGACGGTCGTGGTCGTGGTCTTCACGCACGATCTGGCCATGGGGGTGCTGGTCGGCGTGCTGCTGTCCGGGTTCTTCTTCGCACACAAGGTGGGTCAGATCCTGCACGTCGGCTCCATGTCGGTGCATGAAGGGCGGCTGCGGGTCTATGTCATCACGGGCCAGGTCTTCTTTGCCTCGGCCGATCGTTTCGTGGCCTCGTTCGACTACAAGGAGGTCATCGAGAAGGTCCGCATCGATGTCAGCCGCGCCCATTTCTGGGACATCACCGCGGTCAGCGCGCTCGACAAGGTGGTCATCAAGTTCCGTCGCGAAGGCACCGAGGTCGAGATCGTGGGACTCAACCAGGCGAGTGCGACCCTGGTGGACCGCTTCGCCGTGCATGACAAACCCGATGCCGTCGAGCAATTGATGGGCCACTAA
- a CDS encoding type II toxin-antitoxin system HicA family toxin, whose protein sequence is MSGRHPPLTCAEVKLALKVLGFTARPGRGGSHEHWVKDTPDGRRKVTVDCPKAPFSQTLIDSMRRQAGVTKAEFYRACGR, encoded by the coding sequence GTGAGTGGGCGCCATCCCCCTCTGACCTGTGCCGAGGTCAAGCTCGCCCTGAAGGTCCTCGGGTTCACCGCAAGACCCGGTCGCGGCGGCTCGCACGAGCATTGGGTCAAAGACACCCCGGACGGGCGTCGAAAGGTAACTGTAGATTGCCCCAAGGCGCCCTTCTCGCAAACCTTGATTGACTCGATGCGGCGTCAGGCGGGCGTCACGAAAGCTGAATTCTATCGGGCGTGCGGCCGGTAG
- the hcp gene encoding hydroxylamine reductase has product MHCNQCEQTYHKTGCVTSPGMCGKDADVQSLQEMLLYGLKGMAAYAHHARRLGKSDERVSAFIEEALFATMTNVNFDVKSLLEFCLECGRMNLRVMQMLDEGHVEAFGKPAPIKVKEGTQAGRGILVTGHDLADLRDLLGQVEGTDIKVYTHGEMLPAHMYPFFQNHPNLVGHYGGAWQNQKREFAAFPGPVVATTNCVLIPPQSYKGRLFTTRGTAVPDGQRVLGGDYSEVIAEAMRCEPCEERVTGESTVGFHRTVLLDHAQTIVDAVKAGQISRFFVIGGCDGADPGRNYFSDYAQGTPDDSFILTLGCGKYRIRDHDYGEHLGFPRLMDMGQCNDAYGAIAVASALAEAFECSVNELPLTLVISWFEQKAVAVLLTLLSLGVKGITLGPNAPAFVSPNVFAILQERFDLRLSGNDAEGDLRLAMSA; this is encoded by the coding sequence ATGCACTGCAACCAATGCGAACAGACCTACCATAAGACCGGCTGCGTCACCTCCCCCGGGATGTGCGGCAAGGACGCCGATGTCCAGTCCCTGCAGGAGATGCTGCTCTACGGCCTGAAAGGGATGGCTGCTTATGCGCATCACGCGCGGCGTTTGGGCAAGTCCGACGAGCGGGTGTCGGCCTTCATCGAGGAGGCGCTCTTTGCGACCATGACCAACGTCAATTTCGACGTCAAGAGTCTCCTTGAATTCTGTCTGGAATGCGGACGGATGAATCTGCGCGTGATGCAGATGCTCGACGAAGGCCATGTCGAGGCGTTCGGCAAGCCGGCACCGATCAAGGTGAAGGAGGGGACGCAAGCGGGCCGGGGCATCCTGGTGACCGGTCATGATCTGGCGGACCTGCGGGATCTGCTCGGGCAGGTCGAAGGGACCGACATCAAGGTCTACACGCACGGCGAGATGCTGCCCGCGCACATGTATCCCTTCTTTCAGAACCACCCGAACCTGGTCGGGCATTACGGCGGGGCTTGGCAGAACCAGAAGCGCGAGTTTGCGGCCTTCCCGGGTCCGGTGGTGGCGACGACCAACTGTGTTCTGATCCCGCCTCAGAGCTACAAGGGTCGGCTCTTCACGACCCGCGGGACGGCAGTTCCCGATGGCCAGCGGGTGCTCGGCGGGGATTATTCCGAGGTGATCGCCGAGGCCATGCGTTGCGAGCCCTGCGAGGAGCGGGTGACGGGCGAGTCGACCGTCGGTTTTCATCGCACGGTGCTCTTGGATCATGCACAGACGATCGTCGATGCGGTGAAGGCGGGGCAGATCAGCCGCTTCTTCGTGATCGGCGGATGCGACGGGGCGGATCCGGGCCGCAACTATTTCAGCGACTATGCGCAGGGCACGCCGGATGACTCGTTCATTCTGACCTTGGGCTGCGGCAAGTACCGAATCCGCGATCACGACTACGGCGAGCACCTCGGCTTCCCGCGTCTGATGGACATGGGGCAGTGCAACGACGCCTACGGCGCCATCGCGGTCGCCTCCGCCTTGGCCGAGGCATTCGAGTGCAGCGTCAACGAGCTGCCGCTGACCCTGGTCATCAGTTGGTTCGAGCAGAAGGCGGTTGCCGTGCTGCTGACCTTGCTGAGCCTCGGCGTGAAGGGGATCACCCTGGGCCCGAACGCACCGGCCTTCGTCTCGCCGAACGTCTTTGCGATCCTGCAGGAGCGATTCGATCTACGTTTGAGCGGGAATGATGCCGAAGGGGATCTGCGCCTTGCCATGAGCGCTTAG
- a CDS encoding TusE/DsrC/DsvC family sulfur relay protein, translating to MTEALSVPLDNEGFLLNREDWSEEVAVELAKADDFEMTDQVMDFIREARAMYESDGVVPPIRIFAKKQKVSTKDLYDIFRKGPMKLICKWGGLPKPTGCV from the coding sequence ATGACCGAAGCACTGAGCGTTCCCTTGGACAACGAAGGTTTTCTCCTCAACCGCGAAGACTGGAGCGAAGAGGTCGCCGTCGAGCTGGCCAAGGCGGACGACTTCGAGATGACCGATCAGGTCATGGACTTCATCCGCGAGGCACGAGCCATGTACGAGTCCGACGGCGTCGTCCCGCCGATCCGCATCTTCGCCAAGAAGCAGAAGGTCTCGACCAAAGACCTCTACGACATCTTCAGGAAAGGGCCGATGAAGCTGATCTGCAAGTGGGGTGGACTGCCGAAGCCGACCGGATGCGTTTAA
- a CDS encoding DUF3050 domain-containing protein, giving the protein MASLNLDHIRPLQEQLNAHPIYGAIERIEDLQVFMSHHIFSVWDFMSLIKYLQARIAPVAVPWIPHGDAGVRYFINQLVLEEESDSLPTAGGGVEYASHFELYCRAMTEVGADGEMPRRFLDLVAEQGVDKALYASMVPLPSRYFSETTFCFIREDKPHLVAAALALGREKLIPGMFRQFLEQMQITEAQAPVFHHYLNRHIHLDEDFHGPLSMKLLEQLCGDDPKRLDEAETAAEEAICARIRFWDGVLEAIQASRGG; this is encoded by the coding sequence ATGGCATCACTGAACCTGGACCACATCCGGCCCCTGCAGGAACAGCTCAACGCACATCCGATCTACGGCGCCATCGAGCGCATCGAGGACCTCCAGGTCTTCATGAGTCACCATATCTTCTCGGTCTGGGACTTCATGTCCTTGATCAAGTACCTGCAGGCCAGGATCGCACCCGTCGCGGTACCCTGGATTCCGCATGGGGACGCGGGTGTGCGCTACTTCATCAACCAGTTGGTCCTCGAAGAGGAGTCCGACAGCCTGCCGACGGCGGGCGGCGGCGTGGAGTACGCCAGCCATTTCGAGCTGTACTGTCGCGCCATGACCGAGGTCGGCGCCGACGGCGAGATGCCGAGACGTTTCCTCGATCTGGTCGCCGAGCAGGGTGTCGACAAGGCACTTTACGCATCGATGGTCCCGCTGCCGTCGCGCTATTTCTCCGAGACCACCTTCTGCTTCATCCGCGAGGACAAGCCGCATCTGGTCGCGGCCGCGCTGGCCCTCGGACGCGAAAAACTGATCCCCGGCATGTTTCGGCAGTTCCTCGAGCAGATGCAGATCACCGAGGCGCAGGCACCCGTCTTCCACCATTACCTGAATCGGCATATCCACCTCGACGAGGACTTCCACGGCCCCCTGTCGATGAAGCTCCTCGAGCAGCTGTGCGGCGACGACCCGAAACGGCTCGACGAGGCCGAAACCGCCGCCGAAGAGGCCATCTGCGCCCGCATCCGGTTTTGGGACGGCGTGCTGGAGGCGATCCAGGCGAGCCGCGGGGGATGA